From Dasypus novemcinctus isolate mDasNov1 chromosome 19, mDasNov1.1.hap2, whole genome shotgun sequence, a single genomic window includes:
- the FBXO21 gene encoding F-box only protein 21 isoform X9: protein MAAAVVDSAMEVVPALAEEAAPEAASLSCLVNLPGEVLEYILCSGSLTAADIGRVSSTCRRLRELCQSSGKVWKEQFRVRWPSLMKHYSPTDYVNWLEEYKVRQKAGLEARKIVASFSKRFFSEHVPCNGFSDIENLEGPEIFFEDELVCILNMEGRKALTWKYYAKKILYYLRQQKILNNLKAFLQQPDDYESYLEGAVYIDQYCNPLSDISLKDIQAQIDSIVELVCKTLRGINSRHPSLAFKAGESSMIMEIELQSQVLDAMNYVLYDQLKFKGNRMDYYNALNLYMHQVLIRRTGIPISMSLLYLTIARQLGVPLEPVNFPSHFLLRWCQGAEGATLDIFDYIYIDAFGKGKQLTVKECEYLIGQHVTAALYGVVNVKKVLQRMVGNLLSLGKREGIDQSYQLLRDSLDLYLAMYPDQVQLLLLQARLYFHLGIWPEKSFCLVLKVLDILQHIQTLDPGQHGAVGYLVQHTLEHIERKKEEVGVEVKLRSDEKHRDVCYSIGLIMKHKR from the exons ATGGCGGCTGCAGTGGTCGACAGCGCGATGGAGGTGGTGCCGGCGCTGGCGGAGGAGGCCGCACCGGAGGCGGCGAGCCTCAGCTGCCTCGTCAACCTGCCCGGCGAGGTGCTGGAGTACATCCTGTGCAGCGGCTCGCTGACGGCCGCTGACATCGGCCGCGTCTCCAGCACCTGCCGGCGGCTGCGCGAGCTGTGTCAGAGTAGCGGGAAGGTGTGGAAGGAGCAGTTCCGGGTGAG GTGGCCTTCCCTTATGAAACACTACAGCCCCACCGACTACGTCAATTGGTTGGAGGAGTATAAAGTTCGGCAAAAAGCTGGGTTAGAAGCCCGGAAGATTGTAGCCTCATTCTCAAAGAGGTTCTTTTCAGAGCAC GTCCCTTGTAACGGTTTCAGTGACATTGAGAACCTTGAGGGACCAGAGATATTTTTTGAGGATGAACTTGTGTGTATCCTAAATATGGAAGGAAG aaAAGCTTTGACCTGGAAATATTACGCCAAAAAAATTCTTTACTACCTACGAcagcagaaaattttaaataatcttaAAGCTTTTCTTCAGCAGCCTGATGACTATGAATCATATCTTGAAG GTGCTGTATATATTGACCAGTACTGCAATCCTCTCTCCGACATCAGCCTCAAAGACATACAGGCCCAGATTGACAGTATCGTAGAACTTGTTTGCAAAACCCTGCGAGGCATAAACAGTCGACATCCCAGTTTGGCCTTCAAGGCAG GTGAATCCTCCATGATCATGGAAATAGAACTCCAGAGCCAGGTGTTAGATGCCATGAACTATGTCCTTTATGATCAACTCAAGTTCAAAGGGAATCGGATGGACTATTATAATGCCCTCAACTTATATATGCACCAG gttTTGATCCGTAGAACAGGAATCCCGATCAGCATGTCTTTGCTCTATTTGACAATAGCCCGGCAACTGGGAGTCCCTCTGGAACCTGTCAACTTCCCAAGTCACTTCTTGTTAAGGTGGTGCCAAGGTGCAGAGGG GGCGACCCTGGACATCTTTGACTACATCTACATAGATGCTTTTGGGAAAGGCAAACAGCTGACCGTAAAGGAATGTGAATACTTGATTGGCCAACATGTGACTGCAGCGTTATATGGGGTGGTCAATGTAAAGAAGGTGTTACAGCGAATGGTGGGAAACTTGTTAAGCCTGGGAAAGCG GGAAGGCATTGATCAGTCATACCAGCTCCTGAGAGACTCGTTGGATTTGTATTTGGCAATGTACCCGGACCAGGTACAGCTGCTCCTCCTTCAAGCCAGGCTTTACTTCCACTTGGGAATCTGGCCAGAAAAG tctttctGTCTTGTCTTGAAGGTGCTTGACATCCTCCAGCACATCCAGACCCTCGACCCCGGGCAGCACGGGGCGGTGGGCTATCTGGTGCAGCACACCTTAGAGCACATTGAGCGCAAAAAGGAGGAGGTGGGTGTGGAAGTGAAGCTGCGTTCCGACGAGAAGCACAGAGATGTTTGCTACTCCATTGGGCTCATTATGAAGCATAAGAGGTGA